One genomic region from Solwaraspora sp. WMMD792 encodes:
- a CDS encoding glycosyltransferase family 2 protein gives MTGTRQLDVPGDQVPGDQVPALSRDHDRRIPRHDRRDFAPRRSRYAVVVPVLNEGDRLRAQLRRMHDHGHGLDVLIADGGSTDGSLADDFLAAQGVRSVLVKRGPGRLSAQLRMAFAAALDDGYHGVVTVDGNGKDGVEAIGRFRDRLDAGYDYVQGSRFVPGGVAVNTPWARYLGIRLLHAPLLSAGARTWYTDTTNGFRGHSARLLADPRVGVFRDVFDAYELLAYLPVRAARLGLRVCEVPVTRAYPAGAVPTKIKGWSGNLDLLAVAARAATGRYDPVP, from the coding sequence ATGACCGGCACCCGACAGCTCGACGTCCCGGGCGACCAGGTACCAGGCGACCAGGTACCGGCACTGTCCCGGGACCACGACCGGCGGATCCCGCGCCACGACCGACGCGACTTCGCCCCCCGGCGCAGCCGGTACGCGGTGGTGGTGCCGGTGCTCAACGAGGGCGACCGGCTGCGGGCGCAGCTGCGCCGGATGCACGACCACGGGCACGGCCTGGACGTGCTGATCGCCGACGGGGGCAGCACGGACGGCTCCCTCGCCGACGACTTCCTGGCCGCCCAAGGCGTACGGTCGGTGCTGGTCAAACGCGGTCCGGGCCGGCTCAGCGCGCAACTGCGGATGGCCTTCGCCGCAGCCCTCGACGACGGCTACCACGGAGTGGTCACCGTGGACGGCAACGGCAAGGACGGCGTCGAGGCGATCGGCCGGTTCCGGGACCGGCTGGACGCCGGGTACGACTACGTGCAGGGTTCCCGGTTCGTCCCGGGCGGCGTGGCGGTCAACACGCCCTGGGCGCGGTACCTCGGCATCCGGCTGCTGCACGCGCCGTTGCTGTCGGCCGGCGCCCGCACCTGGTACACCGACACCACCAACGGCTTCCGGGGCCACTCGGCCCGGCTGCTCGCCGACCCCCGGGTCGGCGTGTTCCGCGACGTGTTCGACGCGTACGAACTGCTGGCGTACCTGCCGGTGCGGGCGGCCCGGCTGGGGCTGCGGGTCTGCGAGGTGCCGGTGACCCGGGCCTACCCGGCGGGAGCGGTGCCGACCAAGATCAAAGGCTGGTCCGGGAACCTGGACCTGCTGGCCGTCGCCGCCCGCGCCGCAACCGGCCGCTACGACCCGGTACCCTGA
- a CDS encoding sugar phosphate isomerase/epimerase family protein — protein MSESTIKVAVSNIAWQPADDEKVADLLRHAGVAGVEVAPTKIWPDLTEVSLDQARGYGRMWARAGLPVVAAQSLLYGRPELTVFGPRREDLVAYLCRVIDLCAAMGATALVFGSPRNRRRNGLLDETADRIAADVFGRLARRAHAAGTSLCLEANPAEYGADYLVRAEEAARLVAAVDSPGLRLHLDTACMALAGDDAAACAHSFAPLLRHAHLSEPDLAAVGTPARAHADFVAALRAVGYDRYLSVEMRPSDGDPLAAVDRAARYAVALCGGERP, from the coding sequence ATGTCCGAGTCGACCATCAAGGTGGCGGTGAGCAACATCGCCTGGCAGCCCGCCGACGACGAGAAGGTCGCCGACCTGCTGCGCCACGCGGGAGTGGCCGGCGTCGAGGTGGCACCGACGAAGATCTGGCCGGACCTGACCGAGGTCTCCCTCGACCAGGCACGCGGGTACGGGCGGATGTGGGCCCGCGCCGGCCTGCCGGTGGTCGCCGCCCAGTCGCTGCTGTACGGACGCCCCGAGCTGACGGTGTTCGGGCCGCGCCGGGAAGACCTCGTCGCGTACCTGTGCCGGGTGATCGACCTGTGCGCCGCGATGGGTGCCACCGCCCTGGTCTTCGGCAGCCCGCGCAACCGGCGACGCAACGGCCTGCTGGACGAGACGGCGGACCGGATCGCCGCTGACGTCTTCGGCCGACTGGCCCGCCGGGCACACGCCGCCGGGACGAGCCTGTGCCTGGAGGCCAACCCCGCCGAGTACGGCGCCGACTACCTGGTCCGGGCGGAGGAGGCGGCGAGGCTGGTGGCGGCGGTCGACTCGCCGGGGCTGCGACTGCACCTGGACACCGCCTGCATGGCGCTGGCCGGCGACGACGCGGCGGCCTGCGCCCACAGTTTCGCTCCGCTGCTGCGTCACGCCCATCTCAGTGAGCCCGACCTGGCGGCGGTCGGCACCCCGGCCCGCGCCCACGCCGACTTCGTCGCCGCGCTGCGGGCCGTCGGCTACGACCGGTACCTCAGTGTGGAGATGCGTCCGTCGGACGGCGACCCGCTCGCCGCCGTCGATCGCGCCGCCCGGTACGCCGTGGCACTGTGCGGTGGTGAGCGGCCATGA
- a CDS encoding DUF998 domain-containing protein: MRRTRWWAVGAAVGAVGGAVTVTVAVVAGPGPGLRGYVSESGVGDGGSVVAYQSGLLALAVSLLLLAGALRPVRAAAWLLVAGAGATTVSATVSCRDGCPLPPHDPVTATDLVHGGASIVAVACCVFAMIAVFWSPVSTYRLRRLALFGAAAALPLSAAVGLGMLLVGGGLLVGTLERLLLLLIVVWCVATAGQVARDPTHPDCRNYVTT; encoded by the coding sequence GTGAGGCGTACCAGGTGGTGGGCGGTCGGGGCGGCGGTCGGCGCGGTCGGCGGGGCGGTGACCGTGACGGTCGCGGTGGTCGCCGGTCCCGGTCCGGGACTGCGCGGGTACGTCAGCGAGTCCGGGGTCGGCGACGGCGGCTCCGTAGTGGCGTACCAGTCGGGGCTGCTCGCCCTGGCGGTGAGCCTGCTGCTGCTCGCCGGGGCGCTGCGCCCGGTCCGCGCCGCCGCCTGGCTGCTGGTCGCGGGGGCCGGCGCGACGACGGTGTCGGCGACCGTCTCCTGCCGGGACGGCTGCCCGCTGCCGCCGCACGATCCGGTCACCGCGACCGACCTGGTGCACGGCGGGGCCAGCATCGTCGCCGTCGCCTGCTGCGTCTTCGCGATGATCGCCGTGTTCTGGTCGCCGGTGTCGACCTACCGGCTGCGTCGGCTGGCGCTGTTCGGGGCCGCCGCCGCGCTGCCGCTGTCCGCCGCGGTCGGGCTGGGCATGCTGCTGGTCGGTGGCGGGCTGCTGGTCGGCACGCTGGAGCGGCTGCTGTTGCTGCTGATCGTGGTGTGGTGCGTGGCGACGGCAGGACAGGTGGCCCGCGATCCGACCCACCCTGATTGCAGAAATTACGTAACTACGTAA
- a CDS encoding Scr1 family TA system antitoxin-like transcriptional regulator yields the protein MNTLPEILRQLRSERSVTQDQVGEAILVSGSLIAAFEQGRLVPQPDTAARLDEFFGSGDRVRKSAAEAAEARELERERRRMAQAVWFRPWAKLEESATALRYYEASLVPGLLQTEEYARSVLDSGLRSQREVDELLAVRMERQSVVLGREDPAICVFMMDMAALRSAHPAMAKAQLERLLVDSERHRTFVHVVPDGVGMHIGRSVSFVLASLDNGALAGYMEDIFEGRLVTEPARVTGLDRAWHTVNALALNAAQSRDLIRQQLREL from the coding sequence GTGAATACACTTCCGGAAATCCTCCGTCAGCTGCGCAGCGAGCGCTCCGTCACCCAGGATCAGGTCGGTGAGGCGATCCTGGTCTCCGGTTCGCTGATCGCCGCCTTCGAGCAGGGCCGGCTGGTCCCGCAACCGGACACCGCCGCGCGGCTGGACGAGTTCTTCGGCTCGGGCGACCGGGTCCGCAAGTCGGCGGCCGAGGCAGCCGAGGCCCGTGAGCTGGAGCGGGAGCGGCGCCGGATGGCCCAGGCGGTGTGGTTCCGCCCGTGGGCCAAGCTGGAGGAGTCCGCCACCGCCCTGCGGTACTACGAAGCGTCACTCGTCCCCGGCCTGCTGCAGACCGAGGAGTACGCCCGGTCGGTGCTGGACAGCGGCCTGCGCAGTCAGCGCGAGGTCGACGAGCTGCTCGCCGTCCGGATGGAGCGCCAGTCCGTCGTGCTGGGCCGCGAGGATCCGGCGATCTGCGTGTTCATGATGGACATGGCGGCGCTGCGCTCGGCGCACCCGGCGATGGCAAAAGCACAGTTGGAGCGGCTGCTGGTCGACTCGGAGCGCCACCGGACCTTCGTGCACGTGGTGCCGGACGGGGTCGGCATGCACATCGGCCGGTCGGTGTCGTTCGTGCTCGCCTCGCTCGACAACGGCGCACTCGCTGGATACATGGAGGATATTTTCGAGGGCCGGCTTGTCACCGAGCCGGCGCGGGTGACCGGGCTCGATCGGGCGTGGCACACTGTCAACGCGCTCGCCCTGAACGCGGCCCAGTCCCGGGATCTGATCCGGCAACAGTTGAGGGAGCTATGA
- a CDS encoding serine hydrolase domain-containing protein codes for MTPVRTRALIVTAAVAVVGGLLAALIAPWPARLGDADSGDLALAAEVRAVIDDPGGYRGLAVARIADGQVRVAGLGDRTSGLAGRAGQPVRPDTPFEIGSIGKTLTGMLLADQIAAGQVDGDTTLAEALPGQKFADPAVGEITLAELASHRSGLPRLPTVGATATLTMTLGALRGTDPYAGLDVDRIRAALARAQVGDGRGEVHYSNFGAALLGIALAEQTRSVGEADAGSYPALVERRLLDPLGMGDTGYFLDGADLPAGAATGSTAGGRAADPWQGSGLAGAGIGLWSTAPDLARLVTALLDGSAPGADAAQPRFTVDNDDRRIGYGWFTTTYDGRAITWHNGATGGFRSYVGFDPATGDGVVVLGNTDKGVEPIGLALLGVASDSDAAGAGPLLIGVTVVLLLAAAVTPAATAFGGRRRWLPVTDRLKVIGSASTALLYLLIGYLAGAWHDVWAGWWAVAAGLAVGGVAAGVLRWRRLPVTGSGRPWLRWTGLVATVTVTAVVLTLTLLLA; via the coding sequence GTGACCCCGGTCCGTACCCGCGCTCTTATCGTCACGGCGGCCGTCGCCGTCGTCGGCGGGCTGCTCGCCGCGCTGATCGCGCCCTGGCCGGCCCGCCTCGGCGACGCCGACAGCGGTGACCTGGCGCTCGCCGCCGAGGTCCGCGCGGTGATCGACGACCCCGGTGGTTACCGAGGTCTGGCGGTGGCCCGGATCGCCGACGGGCAGGTACGGGTCGCCGGGCTCGGCGACCGTACCTCCGGTCTGGCCGGCCGCGCCGGCCAGCCGGTACGGCCGGACACCCCGTTCGAGATCGGCTCGATCGGCAAGACGCTGACCGGGATGCTGCTGGCCGACCAGATCGCCGCCGGGCAGGTTGACGGCGACACGACGCTCGCCGAAGCGCTGCCCGGTCAGAAGTTCGCCGACCCGGCGGTCGGTGAAATCACTCTGGCGGAGCTGGCCAGCCACCGGTCCGGGCTGCCCCGGCTGCCGACAGTCGGCGCAACCGCGACGCTCACCATGACGCTGGGGGCGCTGCGCGGCACCGACCCGTACGCCGGTCTGGACGTCGACCGGATCCGCGCGGCGCTGGCCCGCGCCCAGGTCGGCGACGGCCGAGGCGAGGTACACTACTCCAACTTCGGGGCGGCGCTGCTCGGCATCGCGCTGGCTGAGCAGACCAGGAGTGTTGGAGAGGCCGACGCCGGCTCCTACCCGGCGCTGGTCGAGCGGCGGCTGTTGGACCCGCTCGGCATGGGCGACACCGGCTACTTCCTCGACGGGGCCGACCTGCCGGCCGGTGCGGCGACCGGATCCACCGCCGGCGGGCGCGCCGCCGATCCGTGGCAGGGCTCCGGGCTGGCCGGTGCCGGCATCGGCCTGTGGTCCACCGCGCCGGACCTGGCCCGGCTGGTCACCGCGTTGCTCGACGGCTCCGCGCCCGGCGCGGACGCCGCCCAGCCCCGGTTCACCGTCGACAACGACGACCGCCGGATCGGCTACGGCTGGTTCACCACCACGTACGACGGTCGGGCGATCACCTGGCACAACGGCGCGACCGGCGGTTTCCGCTCGTACGTGGGCTTCGACCCGGCAACCGGCGACGGTGTGGTGGTGCTCGGCAACACCGACAAGGGTGTCGAACCGATCGGGCTGGCGCTGCTCGGGGTGGCCAGCGACAGCGACGCCGCCGGGGCCGGGCCGCTGCTGATCGGCGTCACCGTGGTGTTGCTGCTCGCCGCCGCCGTCACCCCGGCGGCGACCGCATTCGGCGGCCGGCGTCGGTGGCTGCCGGTCACCGACCGGCTCAAGGTGATCGGCTCGGCGTCGACCGCGCTGCTCTACCTGCTGATCGGGTACCTCGCCGGTGCCTGGCACGACGTGTGGGCCGGCTGGTGGGCGGTGGCCGCCGGGCTCGCCGTCGGTGGGGTCGCGGCCGGTGTGCTGCGCTGGCGACGGCTGCCGGTGACCGGGTCCGGCCGGCCGTGGCTGCGCTGGACAGGGCTGGTGGCCACCGTCACCGTCACCGCCGTCGTGCTCACCCTGACCCTGCTGCTGGCCTGA
- a CDS encoding helix-turn-helix domain-containing protein, with the protein MTEPELTERVTALERTVQDLVARLDADRAVDADRAVGDASTGPNAVGPDTGNPFWALDGLKAQVGGTPGAVLYTGTVTLPTGEHYDWQYGHTVDDLLDADWTGYADTLTALAHPVRLLLVRHILAGTRTVAALAEVDGLGTTGQLYHHLRQLVSAGWLRTSTRGQYAVPPERVVPLLIVLSGAHR; encoded by the coding sequence ATGACTGAGCCGGAGTTGACCGAGCGGGTCACCGCCCTGGAACGGACCGTGCAGGACCTCGTCGCGCGTCTCGACGCCGACCGAGCCGTTGACGCCGACCGAGCCGTCGGCGACGCGTCGACCGGACCGAACGCCGTCGGACCAGACACCGGCAACCCGTTCTGGGCGCTCGACGGGCTCAAGGCCCAGGTCGGCGGCACCCCCGGGGCGGTGCTCTACACCGGCACAGTCACCCTGCCGACCGGCGAGCACTACGACTGGCAGTACGGGCACACCGTCGACGACCTGCTCGACGCCGACTGGACCGGGTACGCCGACACCCTCACCGCGCTCGCCCACCCGGTGCGGCTGCTGCTGGTCCGGCACATCCTGGCCGGCACCCGGACCGTCGCCGCCCTGGCCGAGGTCGACGGGCTCGGCACCACCGGCCAGCTCTACCACCATCTGCGGCAGCTGGTCAGCGCCGGCTGGCTGCGCACGTCGACCCGGGGGCAGTACGCCGTACCGCCGGAACGGGTCGTCCCCCTGCTGATCGTCCTCTCCGGAGCACACCGGTGA
- a CDS encoding DUF397 domain-containing protein produces the protein MTTEPMWRTSRRSNASGGNCVEVADNLPGRVLVRDSKDRTGGTLAFDPPAWSAFVATVKR, from the coding sequence ATGACCACCGAGCCGATGTGGCGCACGTCCCGCCGCTCGAACGCCTCCGGCGGCAACTGCGTCGAGGTCGCCGACAACCTGCCCGGCCGGGTGCTGGTCCGCGACTCCAAGGACCGCACCGGCGGCACCCTGGCCTTCGACCCGCCTGCCTGGTCCGCTTTCGTCGCCACCGTCAAGCGCTGA